A region of Phalacrocorax carbo chromosome 7, bPhaCar2.1, whole genome shotgun sequence DNA encodes the following proteins:
- the AMMECR1L gene encoding AMMECR1-like protein codes for MGKRRCVPPLEPKLAAGCCGVKKPKLSGSGTHSHGNQATTVPGSSSGPLQNHQHTDGNNGRENVSDLTLGPGNSPITRMNPTSGALSPLTRPNGTANSTKNLVVTAEMCCYCFDVLYCHLYGFPQPRLPRFTNDPYPLFVTWKTGRDKRLRGCIGTFSAMNLHSGLREYTLTSALKDSRFPPLTREELPKLFCSVSLLTNFEDASDYLDWEVGIHGIRIEFINEKGVKRTATYLPEVAKEQDWDQIQTIDSLLRKGGFKAPITNDFRKTIKLTRYRSEKVTISYAEYMASRQHCFQNGTLHAPPLYNHYS; via the exons ATGGGAAAAAGACGCTGTGTTCCTCCACTTGAGCCCAAGCTGGCAGCTGGCTGTTGTGGAGTAAAGAAGCCCAAATTGTCTGGGAGTGGAACGCACAGTCATGGGAATCAGGCCACAACTGTACCAGGCTCCAGTTCAGGTCCTCTTCAGAACCACCAGCATACAGATGGGAATAATGGAAGGGAGAACGTATCTGACTTGACTTTGGGCCCAGGAAATTCTCCAATTACTCGAATGAATCCCACTTCAGGAGCTCTGAGCCCACTTACTCGGCCCAATGGAACTGCCAACAGCACCAAGAACCTGGTGGTGACAGCGGAGATGTGCTGCTACTGCTTTGATGTACTCTACTGTCATCTCTATGGTTTCCCTCAGCCACGACTTCCTCGATTTACCAATGACCCCTA tccACTCTTTGTGACGTGGAAGACGGGGCGAGACAAGCGGCTTCGTGGCTGCATTGGGACCTTTTCAGCCATGAATCTTCACTCAGGACTCAGGGAATACACATTAACCAG tGCACTTAAGGACAGTCGATTTCCCCCCCTGACCCGCGAGGAGCTGCCCAAACTCTTCTGCTCTGTCTCCCTCCTCACTAACTTTGAGGATGCCAGTGACTACCTGGACTGGGAG GTTGGGATCCATGGGATCAGAATAGAGTTCATCAATGAGAAAGGTGTCAAACGCACAGCCACGTATTTACCTGAGGTTGCTAAGGAACAAG ACTGGGATCAGATCCAGACCATAGACTCCTTACTCAGGAAAGGTGGCTTTAAGGCTCCAATTACCAATGATTTTAGGAAAACAATTAAACTCACCAG GTACCGCAGTGAGAAGGTGACAATCAGTTATGCAGAATACATGGCTTCCCGTCAGCATTGTTTCCAGAATGGCACTCTTCATGCCCCCCCCCTCTACAATCATTACTCCTGA